DNA from Burkholderiales bacterium:
TGCTTCCACCGCCTTTTACCATTCGTCACAAGAAGGCCCACGCTTTTTTTTCCGGCGAGCCAGGCGTAAAGCGTCGGCCGGTCGCCGGCAAGGCAGGAAACTGCGAGATCATAGCGGCGCAGCAAGCGCGTCATGAGCAGCAGGTGTGGCCAGAAGCCGGGACGCTTGGCAACCGTTATGATCGAGTTGATGTCCGGATTGGCGCGAAGGATATCCTCCGTGCCGGTGAAAACCAGCGCGTCGATCTGCCCCTGCGGCCAGGCGCGGCGTAGCGAGCGAATCAGCGGGGTCGCCAGCAGCACGTCACCGATGCGCAGGGTGGCGACCACAAGAATTTTTCCTGGAGATTTCACAGAGTTCAAGCGGTCAACACGTTTAACAGGTGAGCAGCACTGTGCTCCCGATGCAGTGCTTCACGCGCATTGAGTGCCCCGCGCTGATAGCGGTCGTAGTTATCTCTTACTGAATTTACCGCCGTGAAAAGCTCTTCAGCGCTTAGTTTGGTGAGCGTTATTCCGGCGTCAAATTTTTCCACTACACGGGCCATCCACGTTCCAGCTGTTGTTATTATGGGGCAGCCCGCGGACAAAGCGTCCAGAGTGACGCTACTTATACGGTCTGCGAAATCGTCGGGGCTATAGGGTTGCAGGCAGATCGCCCCGGGGAATTTCTCCCTGTATTCGGTGCTCGGCATCGTGTCCGGATAGGTACGTAATGAGGGA
Protein-coding regions in this window:
- a CDS encoding LPS core biosynthesis protein, with amino-acid sequence MVATLRIGDVLLATPLIRSLRRAWPQGQIDALVFTGTEDILRANPDINSIITVAKRPGFWPHLLLMTRLLRRYDLAVSCLAGDRPTLYAWLAGKKSVGLLVTNGKRRWK